A genomic stretch from Argiope bruennichi chromosome 2, qqArgBrue1.1, whole genome shotgun sequence includes:
- the LOC129991826 gene encoding GON-4-like protein: MADKNIESVDFFKDQEEVSNKRKNSEKLISKRKKVAKLSDKNTGSNVQICFEDACSNDTVDNVLEDMAEEIDNVLEQTQYKNKLTPAKVKNILRHIIANEYVLAMVRNTMKPENSDDEEQGDSTYEPKLTRSKAKEMRKKQYTLPWPVSSPVKKAEKVSQKLLEEEFPDESSSDEDYKPNEEESPSDDEDVIATSPKASDSAQLLTTVYSSSPVQTTTELVSEEEKILSAESVPFDILSGKSEADKIALRTRSKLCLNDTPLEDIEASFIAPDITIDMYDTKCDDEEWQEFLRELCKPIDPQVVLEHPEVDDVEDDPEYKVLDEEDVPDYNDLRYDSSVKITRDELNALMAEILDFAQQDLGDLDDEEDEENRTQIGNDTAPIVNGGPVSFENVQSQWMSSDERLQLDEQIRMYVQILAQSYLLSHGNPQLNFINVSSKLFLDEMKMFASREMASNERSAFYAQNLDGALEIVNEYENRKIPLRPKNVTPVKKSVLPPVPQHVKNTLATSKVFIYPELLPVCGFRDVFEKQKTKFSAPEDNLIALGMEQFADVKNPVECIQALLVPTKTVEQIKIRIKNSKVKKNSLDNPIKFYHVYKQAPQFQRVIRIFDPLNVKAPENYPSEVLPKWMESYSKVGIHAHANPVIAPIQPKGNTKPPVAIVRPMFRKPLESRKLPPILPRGFSPLKQISPILRKYSQQRRIVPVVPFNITSPHKRKYPPKQYAKPFIKPAPLNINNLLILDNKKAPINKETSFPENRNGDGSQTVKKKGNLPSTQRTSMQSVPAAMETEQIISGHLSASEPHVETEILDEADEEIAEEEQDLAVSMAVTNNVNGKKQVVSKKRNKLQRDLEASLALLQPTLLRDDPKKEEREVLFANSYLLRASEVLKTNPEVYEQFLSILCKYHQSTKSPVELYNELKEVLKDYPTLVRDFIIFLKPEQAKECGKYKEHIALSRIREFFWKIEMHFKHQPQYITRILRTFAQLQQQVDITSSEVITALQPLLRNQSHLMEELYNILPDVSPPEYLMTDFEDVTVPNSDDDNSSVDSCEDIMIPDTPDPYGGKDCPCDCHNSSTDNRMLNKSRHCVKCGVKFIDGRIYIQTGKVLKPAQVTYHDPPSSSVEKEKVNGHPVAPKSQVLSDTCPKSTPTIETNGKIDSIASKKDTSKLHSVQKPVLSHDEHPILSNNKLPCDVIEDTVFPAVTNNLNKSAPSDFSHIRDMIRPVTTAESNGKTSSTQNKKWTRDQDKLIIYNCQRFGISRKAFSTSAAAIKGRTVEEVEERFLNLMKILSEEMRKQ, encoded by the exons CATATTATAGCAAATGAATATGTGCTTGCCATGGTTCGTAACACAATGAAACCAGAAAACAGTGATGATGAAGAGCAGGGAGACTCTACCTATGAACCTAAGTTGACAAGATCTAAAGccaaagaaatgagaaaaaaacaatatact CTTCCTTGGCCAGTTTCTTCTCCTGTGAAAAAAGCTGAGAAAGTTTCCCAGAAACTTCTTGAAGAAGAATTTCCAGATGAAAGCTCATCTGATGAAGATTACAAACCAAATGAAGAAGAG tcTCCTAGCGATGATGAAGATGTAATTGCAACATCACCAAAAGCAAGTGATTCAGCACAACTTCTCACAACTGTTTATTCTTCTTCACCTGTTCAGACTACTACAGAACTGGtatctgaagaagaaaaaattctttctgcTGAATCAGTTCCATTTGATATTCTATCTGGTAAAAGTGAA GCAGATAAAATTGCTTTACGAACTCGTTCCAAGCTTTGCTTAAATGACACTCCTTTGGAAGACATAGAAGCTTCATTTATAGCTCCTGATATCACAATTGATATGTATGATACCAAATGTGATGATGAAGAGTGGCAAGAATTTTTACGAGAATTGTGTAAACCTAtag ATCCACAAGTAGTTTTAGAACATCCAGAAGTAGATGATGTTGAAGATGATCCAGAATATAAAGTTTTAGATGAAGAAGATGTACCAGATTACAATGATTTGCGTTATGACAGCTCTGTAAAAATCACAa GAGATGAACTGAATGCTTTGATGGCTGAAATATTGGATTTTGCTCAACAAGACTTGGGTGATTTGGATGACGAAGAGGATGAAGAAAATAGAACTCAAATAGg GAATGATACAGCTCCTATTGTAAATGGTGGACCTGTTTCATTTGAGAATGTTCAGTCTCAATGGATGAGTTCTGATGAGAGACTTCAGTTAGATGAACAAATAAGAATG TATGTACAGATTCTTGCACAGTCCTATTTACTCTCTCATGGAAATCCACAACTCAATTTCATAAATGtgtcatcaaaattatttctg gatgaaatgaaaatgtttgcttCTCGTGAGATGGCTTCAAATGAAAGATCTGCCTTTTATGCTCAAAATCTAGATGGTGCACTTGAAATTGTAAATGAGTATGAGAACCGTAAAATTCCTTTACGCCCCAAAAATGTTACACCTGTTAAAAAGTCTGTTCTTCCAC cTGTTCCTCAGCATGTGAAAAACACTCTAGCAACTAGTAAGGTTTTTATTTATCCTGAATTATTGCCTGTTTGTGGATTTCGAGATGTATTTGAGAAACAAAAAACTAAGTTCTCTGCTCCTGAAGATAA tcTCATAGCATTGGGTATGGAACAGTTTGCTGATGTGAAAAATCCTGTTGAGTGCATTCAGGCTTTATTGGTCCCTACTAAAACGGTTGAACAAATAAAGATTAGAATCAagaattcaaaagttaaaaagaattctCTGGATAATCCTATTAAG ttCTATCATGTCTACAAACAAGCTCCCCAATTTCAAAGAGTTATTCGTATATTTGATCCATTGAATGTTAAAGCTCCAGAAAATTATCCATCAGAAGTCCTTCCAAAATGGAtg gaaTCTTACAGCAAAGTTGGGATCCATGCTCATGCTAACCCAGTAATTGCTCCAATTCAGCCCAAAGGGAACACAAAACCACCCGTAGCTATTGTCCGCCCAATGTTCCGTAAACCTCTAGAATCCAGAAAACTTCCTCCCATACTTCCAAGAGGCTTTTCTCCTCTTAAACAGATATCAccaattcttagaaaatattctCAACAAAGACGCATTGTGCCAGTTGTACCTTTTAATATAACCTCTCCccataaaagaaaatatcctcCAAAACAATATGCAAAGCCTTTTATAAAACCTGCTcctcttaatataaataatcttctGATACTGGATAATAAGAAAGCGCCTATTAATAAAGAAACTAGCTTTCCAGAGAACAGAAATGGTGATGGAAGTCAGACTGtcaagaaaaaaggaaatttgccCTCCACTCAACGAACTTCTATGCAAAGTGTGCCTGCTGCTATGGAAACAGAACAAATCATATCTGGTCATCTTTCTGCTTCAGAACCTCATGTAGAGACTGAAATTTTAGATGAAGCTGATGAAGAAATTGCTGAAGAAGAGCAGGATCTGGCAGTTTCTATGGCAGTCACTAATAATGTGAATGGGAAGAAacaagttgttagtaaaaaaaggAATAAGCTCCAGAGAGATCTGGAGGCATCTCTTGCACTTCTTCAGCCAACACTGTTGAGAGATGATCCAAAG AAAGAGGAGCGAGAAGTATTATTTGcaaattcttatcttttaagAGCATCTGAAGTTTTGAAAACTAATCCAGAAGTGTATGAACAATTTTTATCTATCCTTTGCAAATATCATCAGAGTACCAAATCTCCTGTAGAA ttgTATAATGAACTAAAAGAAGTTTTGAAAGATTACCCAACTTTAGTGAGAGATTTCATAATCTTTTTAAAGCCTGAACAAGCTAAAGAGTGTGGGAAATACAAAGAACATATTGCACTGAGTagaataagagaatttttttggaaaatagaa atgcATTTTAAGCACCAGCCTCAGTATATCACTCGCATTTTACGAACATTTGCTCAGTTGCAACAGCAAGTAGATATAACTTCATCTGAAGTCATCACTGCCTTACAACCTTTGCTTAGAAATCAAAGTCATTTGATGGAAGAGTTATATAACATTTTACCAGATGTCTCTCCACCTGaata ctTAATGACAGACTTCGAGGATGTGACAGTTCCTAATAGTGATGATGATAATTCTAGTGTAGACAGCTGTGAAGATATAATGATTCCTGATACTCCAGATCCTTATGGTGGTAAAGACTGTCCTTGTGATTGTCACAATTCCTCAACTGATAATAGGATGTTGAATAAAAGCCGTCACTGTGTTAAATGTGGTGTAAAG ttcataGATGGCCGCATATATATTCAAACTGGTAAAGTTTTGAAGCCCGCACAAGTAACATATCATGATCCTCCATCGAGTTCAGTAGAAAAAGAGAAAGTTAATGGCCATCCTGTGGCTCCTAAGTCTCAAGTGCTTTCTGACACATGTCCAAAATCTACTCCTACAATTGAAACCAATGGGAAGATAGAT agTATTGCATCAAAAAAGGATACATCAAAACTGCACAGTGTACAGAAACCAGTTCTGAGTCATGATGAGCATCCTATATTATCAAACAACAAACTACCCTGTGATGTTATTGAAGACACTGTTTTCCCAGCTGTCACAAATAACTTAAATAAGAGTGCTCCATCTGATTTCAGCCACATAAGAGACATGATAAGGCCTGTTACTACAGCAGAATCAAATGGGAAAACTTCATCTACTCAGAATAAGAAATGGACAag AGATCAagataaacttattatttataactgCCAAAGATTTGGAATAAGCCGTAAAGCTTTTTCAACATCGGCTGCTGCTATAAAAGGCAGAACAGTTGAAGAG GTTGAAGAGAGATTCTTAAATTTGATGAAGATTCTGTCAGAAGAAATGAGGAAGCAATAA